GTGAACGTGAAGGGCTGTTTCATGACAAAGGGATTCGAAAACTACGTCCCGATTGTCGCGAGTGCCCACGAGATGATGCGCGTCGCGGCGCTACTCTGCGACGAGGCACGCGAACTTGAGAAGGGTGTAGACGGTGTGGTAAGAAAACCGCACAAGAATGACGGGACCATCGTCTCCAAGACGGCGCTTATCAGCAAACCCGAGTAACTACACCCCCTATTTTTTCTCTACCTTTTCAGTGCATCCCGCCGGGATGTTCCTTTCGGCCTGTCGCGGTGCTCAACGCTTCAGCTTCCTGCCAATGTCCTCCGGAAGCGTGAGGATGAGCGGTTCGAGATGAAGGCGCTCCATAAAAGCAGAATCGCTTATCGACGAGGGATTGGGATTTATGCGGGCGATTATCGAGCAGAATGCCCGGAATCCCGAGTCATACCCCTTCCTGTCGAAAAACAGGGACATATTAAATGCGTGCGTGCCGGCTTCGCGGTAGAGATCGAGGATGCGAAGCAGATCGGCTGCAAATGTTTCGATATAGGGGCCGAATTCGTCTGCTGTCCGTATCGGGAGAAGAGCGCGGATCTCCTTCTCACCGACGGGTACAGCGCTCGCAATCCACGGAATTTCCTTGCCGAAGAGATACCGTTCAGAATCCGCTTCGTGCTCCCGCAGCTCGTCCCAGTAGATCCTGCCGGTTGCGAGCCGGTGGCGGTGGCTTTCCGTAATATATCGCTCGGCTCGTGATGTAGGGAGGGCATCGGCCACTCCCTGCATATGGGGATGGGCGAGGCTTGCGCCGGCCGACGGGAGATAATTCCAGTTAATGCTCGCATACCCGTCATACCCCCGCAGGGATTCGAGCTGTCCGTGCAGCGCGTCAGAGAGCTGGCGAGGGCTGAACCGGGCGACCGAGTGGGCACGGGAAATTACGGTAACCGTATGAAAGGCGGCAAACGGATAGAGATTCGGGAATGTTGTGCTCTCCCCGCGGCAAATACGCGATCCGTCAGGGAAACGCGGGGTCGAACCCTCAATCTTCCCGGGACAAAAAGGACAGTCCGCTTCTCCCGCAGCAGCTATCGGCGGTTCCTGATCAATGCACCGCCGTATCCTTTCCGTGCTGATCCTGCACCGAAAACCTGTCAGCAATTCGCGACGGTACTGCACCGTTCCGGTGCCCGTCCGGATCTCGACGATAGAAAACATCTGCTTCAACCAGCACTCCCGGGATTGGTTATCTGTTACTGGCAGCAGGAACCAGAAAAAGGATGCGGTTTTTAAGGGCGGGACATCCCCGGCGAACGTGCACGGGAATGAAAGAGTGAAACCCTCCGCGTGAGGGTACGTTTCGGAGAGAAAAAAAGGAGTGTTTGGTATCCCGCTTATATGATCTTGCCAAGCAGGCGGATGGAGTTGGTCATGTCGGGACCGAGCGGTGATCCGAAGATAACCTGCGTCACACCGGACTTCATGAGGTCCTCGCACTTCTGCTGGACCACGTCGGGCGTTCCCGCAATGGTGAATGCTTCGATCTCCTTGTCACCGACGAGACCGCCGACGGTCCTGAAGTCGAATGCCGCAAGGGCTTCCTTGATCTTCGCGACGTTGTTCAGGTCAAGGCCGTGGCGCTGGAGAAGGGGCGGCGGGGAGCCTGCTGCGATGAATGCGGCGACTATCTTTGCTGCGTTCCGTGCTTTCTTCTCGTTCTGGTCGATTGAGACTGCGGTGTACGCACCGACATCGTGGCCCTTGCGTCCCGCGGCTGCCTCGGCTGCCTTGATGATCGGGATGGCGATCTCGAAGTCCTTCGGGTTGGATGCGTTGATGAGCGATCCTTCACCGACGGCACCGGCGAGCTCGAGCATCTTGGGGCCCTGAGCACCGATGTAGACAGGGATACCCTTCTTGCCGGGCAGCTGGACGCCGGTCAGCTTCGCACCGTCGTAGTCGAAGAATTCCATGTTACCGGTCTTCTTGATCTCTTCGCCGGCACAGAGTCTCCGGATCTGTTCGACACCCTCCTTCAGGCGGGCAACGGGCTTTGCACCCGCAATGGCGAGCTTCGGAAGTGTGGAGAGGTCACCGGGTCCGATACCGAGGACGGCGCGGCCGTCGGAGATCTCGTTGAGGGTACACATGAAGGACGCAATTGCGGCGGGGGTGTCGGTAAAGGTGTTCATGATACCGGGGCCCATCTTGAGGCTGTCCGTGTTGGCAGCGATCATCGCGAGGGTCGGGTAACAGTGGCGGTTGTTGTAGTGGTTGGTAATCC
The Methanoculleus sp. SDB DNA segment above includes these coding regions:
- a CDS encoding galactose-1-phosphate uridylyltransferase; translation: MFSIVEIRTGTGTVQYRRELLTGFRCRISTERIRRCIDQEPPIAAAGEADCPFCPGKIEGSTPRFPDGSRICRGESTTFPNLYPFAAFHTVTVISRAHSVARFSPRQLSDALHGQLESLRGYDGYASINWNYLPSAGASLAHPHMQGVADALPTSRAERYITESHRHRLATGRIYWDELREHEADSERYLFGKEIPWIASAVPVGEKEIRALLPIRTADEFGPYIETFAADLLRILDLYREAGTHAFNMSLFFDRKGYDSGFRAFCSIIARINPNPSSISDSAFMERLHLEPLILTLPEDIGRKLKR
- a CDS encoding 5,10-methylenetetrahydromethanopterin reductase (catalyzes the reduction of methylenetetrahydromethanopterin to methyltetrahydromethanopterin with the oxidation of coenzyme F420); translation: MSYGIEFVPGNINVKQVVKYCKLAESKDIDFAWITNHYNNRHCYPTLAMIAANTDSLKMGPGIMNTFTDTPAAIASFMCTLNEISDGRAVLGIGPGDLSTLPKLAIAGAKPVARLKEGVEQIRRLCAGEEIKKTGNMEFFDYDGAKLTGVQLPGKKGIPVYIGAQGPKMLELAGAVGEGSLINASNPKDFEIAIPIIKAAEAAAGRKGHDVGAYTAVSIDQNEKKARNAAKIVAAFIAAGSPPPLLQRHGLDLNNVAKIKEALAAFDFRTVGGLVGDKEIEAFTIAGTPDVVQQKCEDLMKSGVTQVIFGSPLGPDMTNSIRLLGKII